One Chloroflexota bacterium genomic window carries:
- a CDS encoding uracil-DNA glycosylase: MLFADLNPPSPKFNSLDELFAAMTQMTDDPLANAGTNVVISRGNPGARILIIGEAPGPQENIQGKPFVGRAGQLLDQILRAVKFDPEKDVFIANSVFRMPPGEAGKAFRKPNIDEINFYRKYVLEIIRLMDPQILLLTGNVACQSILDKTGITRLRGQWIEKDGRWIMPIFHPSYLLRNDARTPGSPKARMWDDIREIRKKFDELDAQKE; this comes from the coding sequence ATGCTCTTCGCTGACCTGAATCCCCCATCTCCAAAATTCAATTCGCTCGATGAACTCTTTGCAGCCATGACGCAGATGACAGACGATCCCCTGGCAAACGCGGGGACGAATGTAGTCATCAGCCGCGGCAACCCCGGAGCCAGGATTCTCATCATTGGGGAGGCGCCCGGGCCGCAGGAAAATATTCAGGGGAAGCCATTCGTCGGGCGCGCCGGCCAACTTCTGGATCAGATTTTGCGCGCCGTGAAATTCGATCCAGAAAAGGATGTTTTTATTGCGAACTCGGTGTTTCGGATGCCCCCAGGAGAAGCGGGAAAAGCCTTCCGCAAGCCTAATATCGATGAAATCAATTTTTATCGCAAGTATGTTCTGGAAATTATCCGCCTGATGGACCCCCAAATACTATTGCTAACGGGCAATGTGGCCTGCCAATCGATTTTGGATAAAACAGGGATTACAAGGCTGCGCGGCCAATGGATTGAGAAAGATGGCCGTTGGATCATGCCGATTTTTCATCCCTCCTATTTACTACGCAACGACGCGCGTACGCCCGGCTCGCCGAAGGCAAGGATGTGGGATGATATTCGGGAAATCCGCAAAAAATTTGATGAATTGGACGCCCAAAAAGAATAA